A DNA window from Phragmites australis chromosome 11, lpPhrAust1.1, whole genome shotgun sequence contains the following coding sequences:
- the LOC133884094 gene encoding uncharacterized protein LOC133884094 gives MASSPHSTASSSATNPFSTAAPTPIPASTLQLVNIRSHVPIELDFTEANYSAFFMLTFRKFGMLDQIDGTVDARQHIYDAEWTQVDSAIVSWPYTTVSREIFNTMLKPNYNTYCVWTAIAGVFLDNSMQRAVYTQQKFRSLYQGDLSMSEYCAHLKQLADTLRDVGAPVTDQYKL, from the coding sequence ATGGCTTCCAGCCCTCATTCCACCGCTAGCTCCTCTGCCACCAATCCCTTCTCCACTGCTGCTCCTACGCCAATCCCTGCCTCCACGCTCCAGCTCGTCAACATCCGGTCGCATGTACCGATCGAACTGGACTTCACCGAGGCAAACTACTCAGCCTTCTTCATGCTGACCTTCCGCAAGTTCGGCATGCTCGATCAAATCGACGGCACGGTGGATGCACGACAGCACATCTACGATGCCGAATGGACCCAGGTTGACTCTGCCATCGTCTCATGGCCGTACACGACCGTTTCCCGGGAGATCTTCAACACCATGCTGAAGCCCAACTACAACACGTACTGCGTCTGGACCGCCATCGCCGGCGTGTTCCTCGACAACAGTATGCAACGCGCCGTTTACACGCAGCAGAAATTTCGCAGCTTGTACCAAGGTGATCTTTCTATGTCTGAGTACTGCGCTCATCTCAAGCAGCTCGCTGACACGCTCCGAGACGTCGGTGCTCCGGTGACGGATCAATACAAACTGTGA